One window of the Pedobacter ginsengisoli genome contains the following:
- a CDS encoding metallophosphoesterase family protein — protein MKRRELIKGIGLVAGALSIQGSAMAAEPVASPKKKRILRIAHITDIHMRPELNAPDRFRQCMKEIKNHKIDFFLNGGDTIFAADYGNITRDRVEAQWAIWQELRTELSEYEMHSCLGNHDMWWAAPDKQDAMYGKPHVVKQLNIPNRYYSFQKQGWHFVILDSNNSNAGSLDPEQRTWLEADLAALPKGTPVLCLSHYPILGVSTIMEGGNHTDSRYITDLFYQHKDKKITCLSGHIHLLDAAEYNGVHYYCNGALSGFWWEEGDKQSAGKGYYRETPPGYAILDLYEDGRVENKYIEHRY, from the coding sequence AAGAAGAGAATTGATAAAAGGTATTGGTTTAGTTGCCGGAGCATTGTCCATACAGGGCAGTGCAATGGCAGCAGAACCGGTTGCCAGTCCTAAAAAGAAAAGGATATTGCGTATTGCGCACATCACCGATATACACATGAGGCCTGAATTGAATGCCCCGGATCGTTTTCGTCAGTGCATGAAAGAAATAAAAAACCATAAAATTGATTTCTTCCTGAACGGAGGCGATACCATTTTTGCGGCAGATTATGGGAACATCACCCGGGATCGGGTAGAAGCACAATGGGCGATCTGGCAGGAACTGAGAACTGAGCTAAGTGAGTATGAAATGCACAGTTGTTTAGGGAATCATGACATGTGGTGGGCGGCACCGGACAAGCAGGATGCCATGTACGGAAAACCTCATGTGGTAAAACAATTGAATATCCCTAACCGGTATTACAGCTTTCAAAAACAAGGATGGCACTTTGTAATTCTTGACAGTAATAATTCCAATGCAGGATCTTTAGATCCCGAGCAAAGGACATGGCTGGAGGCGGATTTGGCAGCATTGCCCAAAGGTACACCGGTTTTATGTTTAAGTCATTATCCTATTTTGGGCGTGAGTACCATCATGGAGGGAGGTAATCATACCGATTCCCGTTATATTACCGATTTATTTTATCAGCATAAGGACAAAAAAATCACCTGTTTAAGCGGGCATATCCACCTGCTGGATGCCGCGGAATACAATGGCGTGCACTATTATTGCAATGGAGCATTAAGTGGCTTTTGGTGGGAAGAAGGCGATAAGCAATCCGCAGGCAAAGGTTATTATCGCGAAACACCTCCAGGTTATGCCATATTAGATTTATATGAAGATGGTAGGGTGGAAAATAAGTATATCGAACATCGTTATTGA
- a CDS encoding glycoside hydrolase family 27 protein, translating to MNRFLFTLFLLSSCICCTTLNAQSTIPVSAQKKNIKRKTPIMGWSSWNNFRVAINENIIKAQADKLISTKLKDAGYNFVNIDDGFFGGRNENGDLLTHPGRFPSGMKALADYIHSKGLKAGIYSDAGINTCASVYDRDTIGVGSGLYGHDEQDLNLMLKTWGYDFIKVDWCGGERLGLNEEVRYTQIANRIRAINSNVLFNICRWQFPGKWAVEIADSWRISGDIGNEFSSILHIIDKNADLWKYSAPGHVNDMDMLQVGRGMSYEEDKSHFTMWCVMNSPLLLGNDLRTVSKETLDLVTNKEIIALNQDKLGYQARRLKKNGEFEVWAKPLASTMSGQVAVVLLNRSAKKEAITFDLDNVGINAESGYEIRDLWMHKDGELMKSKSQSFEVPSHGVIVLKISGKSKAFNVFQEDKKP from the coding sequence ATGAATAGGTTTTTGTTTACGCTGTTTTTATTGTCTTCATGCATTTGTTGTACAACATTGAATGCGCAATCCACTATTCCGGTTTCGGCCCAGAAAAAAAACATTAAACGGAAAACACCAATTATGGGATGGTCCAGCTGGAATAATTTTAGAGTGGCGATTAATGAGAATATTATTAAAGCACAGGCGGATAAATTGATCTCAACCAAACTAAAAGATGCAGGTTATAATTTTGTAAATATTGACGATGGCTTTTTTGGCGGAAGAAATGAGAATGGTGATTTGCTAACACATCCAGGACGTTTTCCTTCTGGAATGAAGGCCTTAGCCGACTATATTCATAGTAAAGGACTTAAAGCCGGAATATACTCTGATGCAGGTATTAACACCTGTGCATCGGTGTACGACAGAGATACCATTGGGGTAGGATCTGGATTATATGGACATGATGAGCAAGATTTGAATTTGATGCTCAAGACCTGGGGTTATGATTTTATAAAAGTAGATTGGTGTGGAGGAGAAAGATTAGGCCTGAACGAAGAAGTCCGCTATACCCAAATTGCCAATCGTATTAGAGCCATAAATAGTAATGTATTATTTAACATTTGTCGTTGGCAGTTTCCAGGTAAGTGGGCCGTTGAAATCGCTGATTCATGGCGGATTTCCGGAGATATTGGTAATGAATTTAGTTCTATTTTACACATTATTGATAAAAATGCAGACTTGTGGAAATACAGCGCCCCTGGACATGTTAATGATATGGATATGCTACAGGTTGGAAGAGGTATGAGCTATGAAGAAGATAAATCGCATTTCACCATGTGGTGTGTCATGAATTCACCACTATTACTCGGGAATGATCTTAGAACAGTTTCAAAAGAAACCTTGGATCTGGTTACAAACAAAGAGATCATTGCCTTAAACCAGGATAAATTAGGCTACCAAGCACGCCGTCTGAAAAAAAATGGTGAATTCGAGGTGTGGGCAAAGCCATTAGCTTCGACAATGAGTGGTCAGGTGGCAGTGGTTTTACTCAATAGATCAGCAAAAAAGGAAGCGATTACATTTGATCTTGACAATGTTGGTATTAATGCTGAAAGTGGTTATGAAATTCGTGATTTATGGATGCATAAAGATGGCGAATTAATGAAATCTAAATCACAAAGCTTTGAAGTACCATCCCATGGAGTGATAGTGCTTAAGATTAGTGGCAAATCAAAAGCCTTTAATGTTTTTCAGGAAGATAAAAAGCCTTGA